Genomic segment of bacterium:
CGATCGCCCGTCAGCCCAGGGCATCGAGCGAGATAGTCCGAACCATGCTCATTACCCAGGCTGTGAGTGAGACTGCCGGAATCTTCGGCCTTCTTATATCGATCATACTGATTTTTGTCGCGCCGAGCAGGGGAGGCATAACCCAGGCGGTTAGTCTTTTCGCGGCGGGATTATGCATGGGCGTTGGTGCTATCGGCGCCGGTGTCGGCTCCGGGCAGGCGGGAGGAGCTGCCTGCGAATCCATCGGACGATATCCCCGGCTTTCCGCCAATATTCTTCTTACCACGCTTGTCGGCCAGGCCATTGTTCAGACGGGGTGCATTTTTGCGCTTGTTGTTTCCATGCTTCTCAGCATAACCGTACCCTCGGTGGATACTGTCGCAGCGATGGGTGCCATGCTCGGGGCGGGATGCGCGATGGGATTCGGCGCTATCGGAGCGGGGATCAGCACCGGTTTCACCGCAAAAAACGCAATATGGGGCATGTCCAGAAAATCGAGTATCGGCGGTGTTCTCACGAGGACCATGCTGCTCGGTCAGGCGGTTGCCCATGCTGGGGCTATCTATTCACTGATCATTGCATTTTTACTCATATTCGGCAATAAATGAACTGTCAGTAAAAAACACAGTCTTGAGAATACGGGCTGTCGCTGTCAGGTGGCGGCAAGAAATGCAGGTGTATATGCCCTTGACAGCGGCAAAACAATATTTTGTCACCGGGCGGGTGGAAAAGATACTTTTCACCTCCCACTGAAAGGAGTATCATATGGCAATTGAAGGTGTTCACCTGGTTGATATGGCCCGATATCTCGGGGCAGGTCTGTGCATGGGCATGGGAGCTCTCGGACCCGGACTCGGCGAAGGTTTCGCAGCCGGAAAAGCGTGCGAGGGTATTGCCCGTGCTCCCGAGCAGGCGGCGCTTCTGACGAGAACGATGCTCGTCGGTCAGGCGGTTTCGGAATCGACCGGTATTTATTCGCTGGTGATTTCGCTTCTGCTCATCTTTGTTGTGGGCGGACAGTGACAGTAAATTCTGTTTTGACAGGATTTACAAGATTTCCAAGATGTTATCTGAATTTGTTCTTTACATGATTATTATAGACTGTAATCCGGTCTGAAATATGGTGTTAGCCGAATAATCACTTTAGGTTACAGTGATTCGGCGATGTGATTACAGTCCCTCGGAGATACCGGAAACGGTATTTCCGGAGGGAGTTTCGGGAAACCGGAGAGAGACCCCATGATCAGTATTAACGCGACACTGATTTTAACGATTCTCAACTTTGTTCTGCTCATTGTTGTGCTCAGGACCATTCTGTTCAAGCCCATGGTGAAATTCCTTGATGAGCGGGCGAAAAAGATCGATGAATCACTCAGGCAGGCGGAAGAGAATGCCCAGCGGGCAGAAGAAATGATTGTCGAGCATGACCGGAAGATCGCCGAAGCCCGCGCCAAATCTTCCGAAATTATCGATGCCGCCATGTCTCAGGCTTCAAAGGAAAGCCGTGCTGTCATCGCCGAAGCCCGTGACAAGGCGCAGGCAACCATCGATTCCGCCCGTGAAGAGATAGTGATCGAGGCAGAACGGATCAAGCAGGAGCTTCGCAGTGAGGTGGCCTCAATGACAGTACAGCTTGCGGGCAAGGTGCTTGAACGTGAAATCAGCGAGAAAGACCACCGGGACCTGATCAACAAGAGCCTCGATATTATGGGATCGTGACGGTTGAGTGACCGGCTTCACCGGCAGTGGTAAGCCGGAATGTACATTGACGGACTCCGAGCGGATCGGGAAGTTTGATTTATATGGTTCGCTGCCCCGGCGGGATATAAAGGCATATGAATCCTGCGGGTATGAATCCATGTCCTGATACACACCTGTGAGGGTGAGATGATACAAAACAGGCAGATCGCAAAACGGTATGCAAAGGCTTTTCTCCATGAAAAACTCGATAAAAACGCATTCGATGCGATGACCGAAGAGTTAAAGGTTTTCGTGGAT
This window contains:
- the atpF gene encoding F0F1 ATP synthase subunit B, which produces MISINATLILTILNFVLLIVVLRTILFKPMVKFLDERAKKIDESLRQAEENAQRAEEMIVEHDRKIAEARAKSSEIIDAAMSQASKESRAVIAEARDKAQATIDSAREEIVIEAERIKQELRSEVASMTVQLAGKVLEREISEKDHRDLINKSLDIMGS
- the atpE gene encoding ATP synthase F0 subunit C, translating into MAIEGVHLVDMARYLGAGLCMGMGALGPGLGEGFAAGKACEGIARAPEQAALLTRTMLVGQAVSESTGIYSLVISLLLIFVVGGQ
- the atpE gene encoding ATP synthase F0 subunit C, with amino-acid sequence MDWILVAKCVGASLAVGIAAFGSAFGEGYIAMKASEAIARQPRASSEIVRTMLITQAVSETAGIFGLLISIILIFVAPSRGGITQAVSLFAAGLCMGVGAIGAGVGSGQAGGAACESIGRYPRLSANILLTTLVGQAIVQTGCIFALVVSMLLSITVPSVDTVAAMGAMLGAGCAMGFGAIGAGISTGFTAKNAIWGMSRKSSIGGVLTRTMLLGQAVAHAGAIYSLIIAFLLIFGNK